The following are encoded together in the Onychostoma macrolepis isolate SWU-2019 chromosome 03, ASM1243209v1, whole genome shotgun sequence genome:
- the LOC131537748 gene encoding uncharacterized protein LOC131537748: MSKTWVLVEWREEPPTYDIVPKKDILKKKFELGDVVDVAYEDESSPATIIDIDENKETLRRRMFGLEGKRRKQPCVPNVEKRVAKKIYTPTQSPSSDAEPPLKQQVIHRKNIILMQEINSMDSQAEESSRETQLQQEILRLQKENENLHALNISLQQKILPVLESMSQNITLGTDTLNNQKSRETREFKPQKSP; this comes from the exons ATGAGCAAAACATGGGTTCTGGTTGAATGGAGGGAGGAGCCACCCACCTATGACATTGTCCCTAAAAAGGacatactgaaaaaaaagtttgaactTGGGGATGTTGTGGATGTTGCCTACGAGGATGAAAGTTCACCAGCCACAATTATAGACATTGATG AGAACAAAGAAACCCTCAGGAGGAGGATGTTCGGGCTAGagggaaaaagaagaaaacagcCATGTGTGCCAAATGTAGAAAAAAGAGTGGCAAAGAAAATTTACACTCCAACTCAGTCCCCATCATCTGATGCAGAGCCTCCATTGAAACAACAA GTCATTCACAGAaagaatattatattaatgcaaGAGATAAACAGCATGGACAGTCAGGCTGAAGAGTCAAGCAGGGAAACTCAGCTACAGCAAGAAATTCTTCGATtacagaaagaaaatgaaaatctaCATGCCCTGAATATATCTCTGCaacaaa aaattcttCCAGTGCTAGAATCCATGAGCCAGAACATTACACTTGGAACAGACACTCTCAACAACCAAAAATCAAGAGAAACAAGAGAATTCAAGCCGCAAAAATCCCCCTGA